A region of the Notolabrus celidotus isolate fNotCel1 unplaced genomic scaffold, fNotCel1.pri scaffold_326_arrow_ctg1, whole genome shotgun sequence genome:
TTGTGCATGgatatggaccgtatggacgtgtccctaccatctcaaacgatggctgaaatgtccccaccagTATTAAGGTTGAAGGGAAATAAAATGCGCTTCATGCagcacacaaagggttaaaccCTTTCACATATGTCTTTGAGACcagtctgttttctgattgGTTTAGCTCCCTGCAGGATGTTTCACTTGCAGGTTTCAGTGTTGACGGTGTGTTCATGTCTGAGagtaagaaaagaaagatggacatTAGAAGTTATTTCAACAAAGTGTCAGTCACCAGAGGGAAACAGTCCCCCCCCTCATAGGCACCTGCTAATGAATGCACAGGCGGACGCTGGGTCCCACCAATGTCTAAATCAAACCACGCCCGTGGTTGCATGTCATCAATGAGTGACTTCTTGAAGTGTAAACTTCAAACTTGAGCCCTGAGTGATTATTGTTGTGCAGGATGCTCCTCACAGACAGACTGAGTGTCCCTCTCAGCTCAATCTGGGTTCAGATAAatcagctgtgagtgtgtgctgtgATCAGACCGTCACTCAGCTGTAGTGTCTGTGGATGAACTCACACCTCTTCTCTCCTACCCGTCCAATCAGAGCGTCAGAGACGACTTCTGAGACCTGTtgagtctcctcctcctgcctgtgtgtgtctaaTGAGAGCAGACAGGTTACCTGCCGAGTGCCTGAGGTCATGTGATCTACATGATAATGTCCATTTCACACATGCTGGAGGTATGACACTCTTCTGCAGTAATAAGTGGATTATGAAGAGGATGCTCCCGATCCCCCGCTGCTGCCTCCCAGGAGTCGCGCCCGAAATAACCTGGAACGAGTTCAACTCTCTGTCGGGATTAGAAAGAGGTCTGAATGTGGAGCAGGGGGACGAACgtgggagaggggggggggatgtTTCCTCTAACAGTCCTGTGTTGGTTTAGATTTagggatgatgaagaagaaaatcAAGAGAATGTAAAGAGGGCGCTGCAGGATGAGCGattacttcacacacacacacacacacacacacacgctctgaaATGAGGACTTGTCTGATGACGTGTTGATGGAAGTGTTACGGCTGTTACTGTTGGTGTGTTTCCCCCTCTGCTGAGCTGGCATGAGACAATGTTGCCATGACGCAACCGGCAGCTAATCCTCTCCTTATGTAAACGCTTGACTGCTTTTCAAACGACATGTAGAAGGATGGAGAGCTTAGGACACCACCAGGAATGTGTGTGAAGACGCTGCGTGTCCCAGTCTGTGTGATTCATGTTCGGCCTCTCGCAGGCCTGAGGTGTGTGAGGCTGACAGGTGCACATGCAGCAGGTCTCAGCTGGAGCATGATGACCTCAGGATGCAGGCTGCACGTATGATGAGAGGGGAACATAGAAAACACAGGATAAAATATCTGTGCATCATTACAATGATTTAAAACCACACAAGGACACATCTGTGATATCACGGCTCATATCTAACACacagtcctctctctcttctgttccctctcctTCACAGATCCCCCGTTACTCCAAGGATCCGTGTATCTGGGTCAGTCGCAGCGGAATTTGAAGAAGAGACTATGAAGACCAGCTGTGCCCCCTCGCACTCAGATCCCATCAGATATGAGATGACATGGCTCCCCTGCTGATCACCATGATAACCATAAAGCTGTGACTGGCGCTGTGAAGCCTTCATCCCTTCTTCAGCACCCAAACCCAGACCCTCATCCCCTTTGCAAATCCTCCCTAGCAACTCGTGTTGCTCCCCTTTCTCCTGTAAACACAGTCCCACCCTCCCGCCCGCCTCCTCAGTAACTACAGCTTCTTATTAATCCAACCAGCATCATGCAgggtgcttcttcttcttcttctgctctctttgtcctccttctcccctccctcttcttcctctccctcttccctgACCCGGTCAGCGGGGACTGCTGGCTGATTGAAGGGGACAAAGGTTACGTGTGGCTGGCTATCTGCAGTCAGAACCAGCCCCCGTACGAGACCATCCCGCAGCACATCAACAACACGGTCCACGACTTGAGGTTGAATGAGAATAAGCTGAAGGCCGTTCTCTTCAGCTCCATGTACCGCTTCACCAACCTGACCGACCTGAACCTCACCAAGAACGAGATCAGCTACATCGAGGACGGGGCCTTCGCTGGACAAGCAAACCTTCAGGTAGACAGAGGAACAGACCCTGAAGCTTTGAGACTTACTGATCATTCttactgtgcacagactgacagcttcattctttactgtgcacagactgacagcttcattctttactgtgcacagactgacagcttcattcttactgtgcacagactgaaagcttcattctttactgtgcacagactgacagcttcattctttactgtgacactgaaacacaggcaGCGTGTCTTAGGGGAGTGAAGCTCTCTTACCAAGATGAGCTGATCTGCTCTGATTCAGGAACGATTCATTAGAATATTAAATCATCTGATTCAGTTTGATCCAATTTAATTCAGATCAAAGCAGATTGatagtttattttaaaactaaaagaactgagaataaattaaatgaaCATAATACACTCGTCTTGCAGCTGACGTCTCTTTTCCACAGAGAGCAGGTAGACTTTGGAGAGTTTGACGTCCTTCATACGTCGTCCTCATCACTTTATTTCTGAGTTTGAGACTCTGACGATCTCAGACGTGGAGAACTTTCCTGTCCAGAGCTAACTAATGTGACCTGATGAGCTACATGAGCTATAGTTATCCATgtaagaggtcaaaggtcaacatcCAGGTCTTTGTATGTCATTTTGACCGATCTAGGATGCTTGTACGTTACGTTTAGTTTGAAAATatgtgggacacttaatattttaaaattctGGACTGCTTGTTCCTGCCTGCGATGCAAagctgcacaaaaacaaattcaaacagATCAAAGTTTAGAACTTGTGTTGCTTGCCTTCTTTTAATTTGTTCTAGAATTAACTACATGTGATGAAACCTCCATCACTTCTCTGAGCTGATGTTTTATCATGTCTCTCTAAAAGTGTCCCCCTGTCTGTGTCCTCCTCAGGTCCTCCAGCTGGGCTACAACAAGATGACCAACCTGACCGAGGGCATGATGAGAGGACTCGGACGCATGCAGTGTCTCTTCCTCCAGCACAACCTCATCGAGGTTATCGCCAGCAATGCATTCTGGGAGTGCCCCAGCCTCAGCAGCATCGACCTGTCATCCAACAAACTGGCCCGCATCGACCCGTCCACGTTCACGGTCCTCAGCCGGCTGATGGTGTGCGAGCTGGCAGCCAATCCTTTCCACTGCGGCTGTGACCTTTACAGCTTCCTGGCCTGGCTGGAGTCCTTCAACAACGTGACTCACACCTACGACCGCCTCCAGTGCGAGACTCCTCGGGAGATGTTCGGCTACCCCTTACTCACGGCGAGCGGTCACTCAGGGAGAAATGCCAAAAACATTTTGTTCCACCACTGCAGGGACGGAGTCATGATTCCAGGAATGACTTCCCTCCCTCCCGATCTGGACGGCCCCTCTGGGATCGGACCCGAGATGTTTGGAGGTGTGGGGCCGTACCACCAGGccaccacctcctcttcctccacggAGCACAGCTACACCCCGAGCATCAAGCTCCATCACGTGTCTCTGTCGTCAGCCTCGCTCCTGGTGCAGATTCCACGGCCCTACAGCAAGATGTACATCCTGACACAATACAACTACACCTTTGTGTCTGACGTCATGAACCTGAAGAACAAGAAGGAGATGATCACGCTCAACAAGCTCAAGGCTCACACTAACTACACCTTCTGTGTCGCCTCCATCCGCAACTCCCAACGCTACAACCACACCTGCCTCACGTTCGCCACTCGGGCTCAGAACGAGGACGACAAACTCCCCGCTCCTTCCACGACCACGCACTACATCATGACCATCGTCGGCTGCTTGTTCGGCATGCTCATTATTCTAGGCTTTGTTTACTACTGTCTGAGGAAGAAACGGATGCATGATGAGAAGAAGAAGTCCATCTGTGTGAAGAAAACCATCCTGGAGATGCGTTACGGACCAGAGGTGGCAGCAGCTGTGGCGAACGATCCAGCAGCAGTCCACAAGCTCCAGGAGCAGTCCAGAGAACACCACCAGTACCAGCACCACCATGGGGGGAAGCTCCCCATGTCCACGTCCACCAGCTCTGGAATGCTTCACTCAGCAAACACCAGCTCCTCCAGACTGTCCACCATCCCACAGGTGGAGAAGATGGCCACTGCCTTCTCAGAGGCCATGTCCACTAAAGGGAACTACATGGACATCAGGACTGCAGGGGCCGGGATGGAGAGGATGGTGGATGGTGGGCATGTGGGGATGAGGGGGGTGGATCTGAGGGACGATATGGGAAGTGACCTCGGGGATGACTCAGATGACGACGGACACGGCTCTGCTTCAGAGATTTCCACCATTGCCATGGAGGTGGACAAGGTGAACCAGATCATCAACAACTGCATCGATGCTCTGAAGCTAGACGCAGCAGTGGCTGCTTCAGGGGTCTCTAATAACCTAGCAGCCTCATGCAATCCCACCTCCCCGCCCCCCACCAGCACCTCCTCCCTCACTCGAGGTCTGATCCCACTGTCCCAAGGGTTGGCCGACGCGTGCCAGATCATTACTCCCAACAAAATCCCCCCTCCGCCTCCGCTCCCGGCCTTGAGTACCCCTCTGTCTGAGCGCCCAGGGATCACCGGTGGTGGCTATGTGGTGACTCCCCCGTACCGG
Encoded here:
- the LOC117809660 gene encoding protein phosphatase 1 regulatory subunit 29-like, which translates into the protein MQGASSSSSALFVLLLPSLFFLSLFPDPVSGDCWLIEGDKGYVWLAICSQNQPPYETIPQHINNTVHDLRLNENKLKAVLFSSMYRFTNLTDLNLTKNEISYIEDGAFAGQANLQVLQLGYNKMTNLTEGMMRGLGRMQCLFLQHNLIEVIASNAFWECPSLSSIDLSSNKLARIDPSTFTVLSRLMVCELAANPFHCGCDLYSFLAWLESFNNVTHTYDRLQCETPREMFGYPLLTASGHSGRNAKNILFHHCRDGVMIPGMTSLPPDLDGPSGIGPEMFGGVGPYHQATTSSSSTEHSYTPSIKLHHVSLSSASLLVQIPRPYSKMYILTQYNYTFVSDVMNLKNKKEMITLNKLKAHTNYTFCVASIRNSQRYNHTCLTFATRAQNEDDKLPAPSTTTHYIMTIVGCLFGMLIILGFVYYCLRKKRMHDEKKKSICVKKTILEMRYGPEVAAAVANDPAAVHKLQEQSREHHQYQHHHGGKLPMSTSTSSGMLHSANTSSSRLSTIPQVEKMATAFSEAMSTKGNYMDIRTAGAGMERMVDGGHVGMRGVDLRDDMGSDLGDDSDDDGHGSASEISTIAMEVDKVNQIINNCIDALKLDAAVAASGVSNNLAASCNPTSPPPTSTSSLTRGLIPLSQGLADACQIITPNKIPPPPPLPALSTPLSERPGITGGGYVVTPPYRPPPPATAVRPIQRQMSADAAVVIVNAVKKQCSTSSCSSMGRDRERGGARVYSLDVPEPRSPDACNQQQQQYPDRASPVGCGEPLERLPLVGSGSCGGGGGGCDSGGVGAQHQDNQKSHHYHQQQQMQQQQQQQQQQQQQQLDVQQDYHCSEHRHSVPALYYEGSHQGSPAQRVSFLKPLTRSRRDAASYSQLSPARHHSSYSGYSSSPEYSTESTLRIWERFRPYRKGQRDESCYVTAGNALRKKVQFAKGEDLHDILDYWKGVSAQQKL